A single genomic interval of Acetonema longum DSM 6540 harbors:
- a CDS encoding aspartyl-phosphate phosphatase Spo0E family protein — protein sequence MEDILVIQQQIDALHRRLERLLQERDGICEDMIFAGRGATTQTSADLEEIKREAEALRRRLDELTEQRGRLDPDVREASRELDELLNRYYWLWQKCAQQDQRQSEEPDMF from the coding sequence ATGGAGGATATATTAGTCATTCAGCAGCAGATCGATGCGCTGCACCGCCGGCTGGAACGATTGCTTCAGGAGCGGGACGGGATCTGCGAGGATATGATTTTTGCCGGCAGAGGGGCTACTACCCAGACCAGCGCCGATTTGGAGGAAATCAAGCGGGAAGCGGAAGCCCTGCGGCGGCGCCTGGATGAGCTGACGGAACAAAGGGGCCGGCTGGATCCGGATGTGAGGGAAGCCAGCCGGGAACTGGATGAGCTCCTGAACCGGTACTATTGGCTGTGGCAAAAATGCGCCCAACAGGATCAGCGCCAGTCAGAGGAACCCGATATGTTTTAG